In Thunnus thynnus chromosome 4, fThuThy2.1, whole genome shotgun sequence, the DNA window TTGTGACTTTTGCTGCTCATCATGAAAGTAaaattgatacatttaaatgtcataATCTGGAAACTAATGACAACAGTCTTGTTGtcacatataaaaacaagtAGGTGGGGGCGGGCTACTGTAAGTGCAGCAGTATTCATCATTGCTGTATTCAGCTTGCTCTTCCCGGTGCATACACAGTATACAGATATGACTTCTCTCTAAAATGACTCATTCATCATTTCCAACACTTAACATCTTTCAGGAATTGGTGACCAACTGAGAATGGTCGAAACTACATCTCCAACCACCAGAACTGCTTTCAGTTTGTCTTCTCAGAGCCCAGAAAGTGatcataaaacatgataaagaAAATCCAAGCTCTGTAGAATAACACTAGGGCTATAAAATGATCAGAAGAgcagtaaatgaataaagaacGGTATGAGAGAAGATGTCTAAAATGTAAAGAACAACAAATATAAACCTAAAGTTTAAAATAAGGTGaacttttaagaaaaatgtctttttaaaatgctcCATGGTAAATAGTGGGTGATGGTCTTCACTTCTTagaaacacacaatcacaagaCAAGGTCGAGGGTGAGAAGTTGGGTGTTGATTGTGCTTGATGGAGCCCTCAGCTGTCGATCATCTCTGACAGTTCCTGCAGCAGGTCGTCCTCTCCGATGCCGGGGTCCACGTCGTCCTCCAGATGATCGTCGGTGAACTCGTTGATCAGCTCCTCGAAGTCGTCCACAGCCGAGGTGGAGGCAGCGGCgctggaggaggaggcggtGCGGGACACGGCCACACTTGGTCTCCGCGACTTAGGCTGGGTGGGACTCTTCATGACCGGGCTGAAACGCACAGAGAAGCTGGTTAATATTTATTTAGTACCAAGCAACTAACAACTCATCAGTTTTCACTTCTCTACAAATAAAAACCGGTGGCATCAATATCATTATCACACAAGAGTTTTAACTCACTGGACAAACTCCACCAGGCCTGACTTAGTAAACTAAGTTCACAGtaaatcaaacatcaaaaagtcaacaagaaaaacattttcttgttgtATCCTGTAACAACTTTTTTTGGTGATCATAGAAATTATATGTACACAATTataattgttgttttcattttgccaGGAATGAAAACATCACTCCCCACACCTGTCTACAGatgtttcctttgttttctcCTTGTCTAAAGTCTGACATTACAAAGAAGAGAAGTTAGTGTTTGAAGCTCTCTGTGGACCCTTACCTTTGGGGGACTGTGCAGGCCTCTCTGGCAGCAGCGGCGCTGCCAGCCGGCTTGGTTTCTTGGCTTGGACTCTGTTTGAAGACGGGGACAGTCTGGAGCTCCTCTCTCAGTGGGCTGGAGCTGGTGCCTGACCCCAACAGGGTGCTGGGACTATGAGGAACAGCAGAGCTCAGCTGAGCCTCTGTGCTGGAGGATGGGAACACCTGACGATACAACAAAAGTCACTCAAAGTCACTAACAGGACACTAACACATCCTAACttgaacttttttctttaaatgaaagATGAGATCAACCAATCAAggaaatatatgtatgtatgtatatatttgaaCTGTGTCACATCAGATTCTTCTATGTATAAAAACATCTTTGCATAGAAAGACAGAtgggaaataaaaatgactatCACTGGCCCAGTATTCTAACTTACCGGTCTGTCTCTGCTTGCTGTTTCCTGCAGCGGCTCCTCCAGCACTGTGGAGGTGCTGTTCAGAGGTTTGACTGCCGCTACAGCAGATCGCTCTGCTCCCCTCCTCTTCGGGCCTGGCTTTACCTGCACCGCAGGCTTCATGACAGACGGCTTCACATTCAGTTTGGGCCTCACTGAAAAAGGAAGCGGAGTCGTAATGATATATCATGACATAAAAGACTGCTTCATCTTCCTTTTTCATCTCTCCTGTGCTGATTTGTTACATAGGAAGCCTGTTTTAAGCTCAGTTAAACGTTCACAAGGCCAAACAAATCCCGtaccctaataaaggaaaactTGGGCTGTCATTCACAACACATTTATCAGGAAAGTTCAGAAAGCTCACAGTACACATGtaggtactgtatgtatgcagAGTAAAGGGTGAGGTACCTTTGGTGTCTGCAGTGTGTTCTGGGGATTTCTTCTGATTATTGCTGAGTGTTTTATCAGCAGTGGGACCCTGAGGAGCCAGCTGGGCTGGTGATGGTGCAGTGTTTTTGTCTGGGACCTCTCTGGAGCTGTTGGGGCTCTGTGAGCAGGACTGGCTCTGACCCTGCTGTAGAGAGGCGCTCTGCTTTACATGGACAGCAGCAGTGCTATTCAGAGGTGCAGCCTTGGATCTGAGGGGGATTAGTTTACGAACAGGTACTTTTTGGGCAGACGGGGTAGTGTCAGGGACCACAGTGGTGGTGGAGGAAGGTGATGAAGAGCCTGGCGGTGTAAGGGTGACTTTAGTGGGAATCTTCCTCTTCAGGGTGCCACCTGTTGACAGTTTTTGTGATGGCTCtgtttcagcttcagctttGTCCTGGCTGCTGGAGGAAGCCTGCTCCTCCATTTCCTGCTTGCGAAGGCGTTTCTCCCGCATGATCTCCTCAAAGGTCTTCACCTTGACGTTGTTGGTGGCAGGGATGGCCTAAAAGACACAGGAAGATACGATTGCCATCACTTACAGTCAACAGAATAACAAGCGAGCACAGCCAACGGTGCAGTATTTTAAAAGGCATACctcaggagcagcagcaggattcTTCAGTGGCTTCTCTGTCACTTCAGCTTTCTTCTCAGATGTGACTTTGCCTGCTGAGTTCAACAGAAAACGATTGTTAGAAACttcaaaatgctgtttaatcTTAAAAACAGGAGAACTAACAACAATCATGCATGCATGCAATACACGTGTCAGTACCCAAGGAACAAAGCTATACAAATATAAGGTCTGTCTTACTTTGGGAAGCCAGTTTCTTGACACGCAGTAGACGAGGCTTCTTAGCACCATTCTCCTCAGTAGCAGGGCTCTTCTTGTTTTCAGCGTCCAGGGTCTGCTGAGCCCGAATCCTGGCTGCCTTCTCTCTGCGGATCTCCTCCAGGGTCTTTACTCTAACCTCCCCTGTGTTTGTAGcctcaggttcaggttcagatGCGCCGGGCTCTCCTTGGATCCTGCCTGAAGCTTTCTCAGCAGTGTGCTCAGCCTTCTTAGGACTGCGGTTCTGCTCCTGttcctcccttttcctcttGGCGTGGAGGATCTCAGAGAACGTTTTTATGTGGCCGATGGAGTCATCTTTGACAGTGATGGCTCGCTTTACACCCTTGGTGGTTTTGGTAATGGTGATTGCTGGAGCCAAGGCTGAAGGGCCATCTTTCTGGCTCTGAGACTGAGCCGCTTTCTCCTGTCTGATCTCCTCCAGAGTTTTGATACGAATCTGCTCAGCAGCTTTCTTTGATCCCATGTTGGTCTCAGCTGCTGGGAAAGCTGGAGGACAACAATTTACAATGTTTGTGAAATGTGATGATGAATATATTTTCAGAAAGAAGGTAATGTCTTATACTCTTCAGACATCTTACCTGCTTCAGTGAGTGCAACAGCACCAGCGTGCGATCCAAGTCTTTCTTTAATAGGCTTCAAAGCTGAAGGAGCAGAAAGAAAACTGTTTCAATAGACATATCATTCATTCCAGACAGAAATGATGAGCCCCATCAAAATACACACTTTATAGTCTCAACATTGCTCTTCTCACCTTAAGATACATCTATTATCAGCATGACTGAGTAAAAGGCTTTTGATATTTCATTATATTCACCTTTCTGAGGGCGCTCTTCCTCATCCACGACTCCACCCAGACGTTCAGCTAGACTCTTCTTCAGTGAGACACCTTCTCTTTTTACATCTACACCAAAGACAAGTTATGAGCTTCTATTCAGTACCattaagattattattattattagcactGGCTTTAAAATCTGTTGATAAACTCAGATGAATTTAATGAACAGGTGTTTACCTGCAATGGGCATCTTCCTTCCAAGCCTTTCAGCCAGACTGCCTCTTGGTCTTCCAGGTTCTTCAAAGACAAGTGGGGCTACATTCAAAGAGAAACCATGTACTGGTTGAGAACAGAGTAATAAtggttttccttttaaaatatgttcatttgaatatttatggcaactcaaaatgaacatttatgtttttgttttcatcctaATCAGATAGCTAGCACGAGCCAAGTAAGATGCTGCTTCAAAGCCATCATGAGCAGTATATTTCAGTGCATTAGGCCTGTCCATTTTATCTGTTAATATCCATGTACCAGTCACGGTGTTGTCCAAACAATGCAATGCTGCTTTTACATACAGTAGCAACAGCAGTCTAGCTAACTGTCAAGCTAGCAGCTCAACAGGTTTCTGGGGAAACAACAGTGGAATTATGTACTAAAaatactgtagcttcatatgagcttcagataaactttggaacATATTTTGTTCAGAAGTAAGTCTACATACCTCGTCTACACAGGTATGAGCACATGATCTgttttaaagctggagtgcgggaattttgtctcccccttctggcagtgagagtaaaggggggcgctcggctgtgattgcctgacacaggcatgcagcacgCTCTCATGCGCACTCTGAATAATGGATATGTTTTGACAGTCCACCGGCCCACcaggatttgtcccagtatgcccgAGTCTAGAAGAGCTGTACAATTAACGGCCAAACGGCCAGCATTGGAATGTTGTgaatttaaaaactctgtatactgtgaaatagagagagatttatctggcagtgataggcttaatcagcattgtgtgaactcgtttggcaaagGCTTGAAAGTAACAGATGTTCATTAaatgtaaaagttccgcactgcaggtttaagacagactttaaaaattgtgaacctatcctttcaGACCCCATACCTATAATGTTTATGCTAGCAGTATCCATGTTGAACAAATTCATCAATTCCTCAAAATATAATTCTAGACTATCTTCACACCAAAGATATAATATCAAATAAGTAAACAGGTAGAATCTAGGAGTATGACAGATCTAGATATCCAACACCCTGAAATGATGACAATCTCATAGATTCATAGTGTTTACCATCTCTGGCTTCATAAAGGGCTGGTCGGAAAAATGACtggatgttttctttctctccgtTGGCGGAAGTGTCAGCACTCTGGATGGGATAACCAGCTCTCTTCATGCTGGCCTTCAGGGCCTTCCTCAGCCGGATCTCCTCCAGGGTGCTCACTCCAAAGTTCAGCGATTCATCTGTCAAGACACAACATTGTCCAGCAAAAATACATAGTCATTCCATACAGGTCCTGCAGGAGTGGAGAGTTTAGAGAATTTAGTTTAGTCTCTGGCTCCAGTCTCACCTGATTTAGGTAGCTTTCTAGGTGAAGGGACGACCTTGccatcctctccctcctctgagAACTGGTCTAGAAACATAAAGACACATGAGTAGTAAGGACTACCGGGAATATATTGTCTCAAAATGAAGCAGGAATGttcaaacaatacaaaatacaaagagatAACTTAGTAATTTTGAGATCAAATCCAGCTCACCATCTTCGTCCTCATCATCATCTGCTGGATTAATCACCACTGGTGGATGGGTGGGGCTCGGTACTGGCTCCTGACTCTCTGTCTTGATGACTCCTCTCAGCTGTGGATTGGCTGCATTGGGGAGAGGGGCGGGCGGTGGGGGAGCTGGCTCCTCGTGTGGCTGTTCCTCATTCTTGCTTTGACCTGGGAGAATTACACTGATTATCATCACTGTCTGTCACAGGTGGATGTGGCCTTAAAAATCTCTACATTTTGATTCTCAGAGCGTTTGCTTAAACAAAGTTTACTCACTTTTATCAGGTGGGACGAAGGTGCCATCGATATAACGGGCCTTTTCATGGAAGAAAGCACAGTGTGGCTTCTGGCAACCGGCTGGATGGTTCTCCCAATAGCAAGGTATCTCCTTtcgttttttctgttttgatgaaAGAGATGAACAACATGTAAAGGAATGCATGGAAAAGATGGGCTTTTTATCAGACTTGTCAGATTGCAAATATTAGTGTTCCTCCCAACAGGTCCAGAGGCAGGAGTGGCACTCCTGACCCAGGTTTACAGGGAGACTTTTTCTACCCTTCGTTAATGGCCATTCAAGACACGTACAGCCTCGAGTGGGCAAAGCTTGAAGGAGATATTTCTGAGCTTTCTTcagtttaaaacatgtttttttttttattctgcttACCGTGATCTCCATGTGGCGAAACTTGCAGACAGTACGGAAGCAACGTCCCTCCTGCCAGAGGTTGCAGACGGTTTCATTGCCCATAGCTGCCTCACAGTGTCTGAATGGGCAGCTGTCTCCCTACAAagtaaatgaaacacaaaccCGTTATACAGAGATCCCGCAATACTGCTGTAAAGAAGACCTGTCATTATGCCGGCTTTGCTTTTctacactgaaccaaacaaagctgGCATGATGCCCCCCATGTGTGATTTTAGATAGCATTCTGGAATCAGAGACGTGATGTGTAACACAACAGTGTGCCTGGTGTGTGTAGTCCCACCATGCCGgctgtcccttttacacagaTGTCAATCTGGCAATGTGACTACCTCTGCTGCCCATTCCATGTTTGTACCTTTTAAACAGAATGGCGAGGCAGAATAACAGTGCAACATTCCTGCCTTGAACcggctgtgtaaaaggggctacaGTTAAGACCATACTCTGCCTTCTAGTCACCAGTCACTTTTAAACTGGTTATATGTGTGTAAAGCATGTTAGCTCTACTTACTTTAGTGCAGGTGGAATAGTAATAGAAGTAGCAGTCATCTCCATGGTTGGTCATAGTAAGGCCGGTATGCGTCTTGAGTGGCGGAGGTGATGAGGTCACGACCTTTAAACCCAGCAGCTGGTTCTCTTCAGGGCCAACAGAACTCTCCCTAACAAGACAGAGCACAGCAACGCATCAGAAACAGAAACCCTACTCCACTGCATCATAGACTGAACATTGTGTAACATGTCTGCACATGTTAAGCTAATACCAAGAGGCCCACGTGTAGTTTTTTTCCTTcatacaatattattatttgaaCAGGAAAGCATGTCTTGCTCCAACTTGTACAGTTGGGATTCTTACTGGAATTAAGGAAAACATGTAACGCAACTAAGTATATGACCTGCTGGCTAATCAGTGATGGTGTTTTTATGGGAATTATATTAGACTTCTAATTTCAATTAATATGGCCAGTAAGCCTTCTCAAACATATTTGGGTCTTAAGCTGATTAAAGATTAATTTAAGTGTATTAAACTGTACTAACGAGCcaattttgattttgtttttggcaTTCTGCCACCTTTACCTGAGGTGGCTGAGAAGTTGTCTCCCTCTTGTGCAGACTGCTGGTGGGGTGTCTCCGTGGCGGTAATGAGTCCTGAAGGAACACTTGATCCATGAGATAATAGGAAAAGGGGGGTGGATCGCCCAGAGACACTTGTCTTCCTACGACATCCCTTCTCTGAGACACCTGTATCTCCGCCAGACTGCTAAACATTTCTGATGGTGGATGCAATTGAGTcctttggggattttttttttttcaattatcttttttattaattgatgtaactaatgaaagaaatgaatagGGTGATATAAACagccagaaaagaaaaagaagatccAAAAATGCTTAAATTGATGTGGCAAAAAGGGGACAAACGTGGagtggtgggtgggggggaaAAATCTTCAGCTTCTTCTTGGGCTTGGTGGCATTTTGCACACTTGGTGACATTTAGGTGATGGCAGCAGAAAAGATGGCCAGGTTACTCAAGCTTCTAGATATTTTCAGCTGTTGATTACCAAtgctgaagagaaaaaaaaatcttcttccCATGTATTCTcaatgggggggggggcaagctATCCATATCCAGGGATCCCCACAAAGGGCCATTGCCAAGAGGATGGTTTTAAACCtacaaaatcaatcaaaaaacaCTCCCCGGGGAACTGAAAAAGGGTTATTAAGAGACAAACAATTGTGCACAAATACAAAGGAAGGAGTTGGACATTTCCACACAAAGGTACAGCATCATGAGACATACATGCTCCCAATAATGACTCCACTCAGTGAACAGCCCCACTGTCATTACACTGCATTATCAACCCATGCTAAGATATTTCAAGCATCTAATCCAGAAACTCTGACTTCCATCTTTAAggaacaggaaaaaataaactctCAAGTAACAAAATGGTACttacaatgaaacaaaaactattCACAAAGTTACCACCTCACATTACTTGTTACACAAATACTTCTCCTGGTACACTAGACCTTACTTTTAAATTACAGGCAAAATAACTGATACAACTGACTAATCATTGATGTTTCTTGGCAAATAACATATGCTACAGGTCACCTTCAGTGTAGGTTCAGTACataggtgacaaattaaaggaaaaaccaacataaaatgtcttagtaaggtgttgggccaccacgtgccaccagaacagcttcaatgcgccttggcattgattctacaagtctctgaactctactggagggatgatgATATTCccttatttggtgttttgatgatggtagTGGAGAGCaggtaggggtcaagcattcaggccagTACTGTTCTCTTGGTAAACGCCACACATGCACTCGTCCATTTGTGAAGAATACagtgaaggatgactcatctgaccttttttccacatctctgtagaccagtgcctatggtttttgcaccactgaactgtcagatgtgcattcatctttatgattttatgcACTGCAACCTTGTAATGTCCCTCTCTATATAATTGTCGACAGATTGTTCTTGCTGACACGGTCCGATCacgtcctgcattgacattctcagtcaactgaggaagagttgctcttctgtttttccttacatatcaCGCGACCATCACAGTCATCAAATGTGCCATGTCAACCACAATTTCTGACcctatttactgatgtctttcccatagatctaaatgcagatgttcCTATTGAAACATTAGCcagttgagcagtctttgtgactgaagctcctgccatctGTGCCCCAACAATcaaccctctttcaaagtcacttagatcGTTTCCTCttctatctttattcaagaccAGAATAGACCGGTACTGCTCAGCATTGTTATacatgccacagagcatgattggatATTAGTTGCTTAATTGTATCATGCAGTACACCTATGTGAAAGCATCTGCATTCGTTAtatttctccactcatttattcaggtttttcctttaatttgtcatccgtCTGTATGTATGGTGAAAGCTTAAAAAACCAAGACAGTCAAGAAAACAACCACATACTTACTGTTGAATAATAAAAAGTAGCCCAACGCTAGCTGGAACGAACTACGAGCGATGAAGAAAAGACACTAACGTTACTGTAACGTATAGGGACCGGCAGACATTAGAATaatgctacataaataaacaatcGAATTTGGATTTTTAGTTAGGTAAGCTAACTACTGACTATTATCAGA includes these proteins:
- the zc3h11a gene encoding zinc finger CCCH domain-containing protein 11A, with translation MTNHGDDCYFYYYSTCTKGDSCPFRHCEAAMGNETVCNLWQEGRCFRTVCKFRHMEITKKRKEIPCYWENHPAGCQKPHCAFFHEKARYIDGTFVPPDKSQSKNEEQPHEEPAPPPPAPLPNAANPQLRGVIKTESQEPVPSPTHPPVVINPADDDEDEDDQFSEEGEDGKVVPSPRKLPKSDESLNFGVSTLEEIRLRKALKASMKRAGYPIQSADTSANGEKENIQSFFRPALYEARDAPLVFEEPGRPRGSLAERLGRKMPIADVKREGVSLKKSLAERLGGVVDEEERPQKALKPIKERLGSHAGAVALTEAAFPAAETNMGSKKAAEQIRIKTLEEIRQEKAAQSQSQKDGPSALAPAITITKTTKGVKRAITVKDDSIGHIKTFSEILHAKRKREEQEQNRSPKKAEHTAEKASGRIQGEPGASEPEPEATNTGEVRVKTLEEIRREKAARIRAQQTLDAENKKSPATEENGAKKPRLLRVKKLASQTGKVTSEKKAEVTEKPLKNPAAAPEAIPATNNVKVKTFEEIMREKRLRKQEMEEQASSSSQDKAEAETEPSQKLSTGGTLKRKIPTKVTLTPPGSSSPSSTTTVVPDTTPSAQKVPVRKLIPLRSKAAPLNSTAAVHVKQSASLQQGQSQSCSQSPNSSREVPDKNTAPSPAQLAPQGPTADKTLSNNQKKSPEHTADTKVRPKLNVKPSVMKPAVQVKPGPKRRGAERSAVAAVKPLNSTSTVLEEPLQETASRDRPVFPSSSTEAQLSSAVPHSPSTLLGSGTSSSPLREELQTVPVFKQSPSQETKPAGSAAAAREACTVPQSPVMKSPTQPKSRRPSVAVSRTASSSSAAASTSAVDDFEELINEFTDDHLEDDVDPGIGEDDLLQELSEMIDS